A part of Desulfofalx alkaliphila DSM 12257 genomic DNA contains:
- a CDS encoding Ppx/GppA phosphatase family protein produces the protein MVVAVLDVGTNSVRLLVADVTANSSVKVLHTGLKTTRLGQGITGGYLMPEAVRRTLAAIQELLAQARDYKVQRYVLAATSAVRDAENGPDFAALVFKETGLNLEVLSGRDEAALSYEGVLAGLPPTGTDKTVVLDVGGGSTEFSWMEKGQVRYTSLKVGAVRLTEAGHDEEYLTAVLHPVLGEIKSLGPQNLVAVGGTATTMAAMMQKLTQYRSDKVHGYRISALETQGLLHTLQALTLEERKRLPGLQPERADIIPAGVRIINRVLVELGCPYFTVSESDLLWGLAIRAFKDCRK, from the coding sequence ATGGTGGTGGCGGTGTTGGATGTGGGCACCAACTCAGTGAGGTTGTTAGTGGCTGATGTTACTGCAAACTCTTCTGTCAAGGTGCTGCATACCGGGTTAAAAACTACCAGGCTGGGCCAAGGCATTACCGGGGGATATTTAATGCCGGAGGCCGTGCGGCGAACCTTGGCGGCCATACAGGAGCTGCTGGCCCAGGCAAGGGACTATAAGGTGCAGCGTTATGTGCTGGCGGCCACCAGCGCCGTTCGGGATGCGGAAAACGGCCCGGACTTTGCGGCCCTGGTTTTTAAGGAGACCGGATTAAATTTAGAGGTCTTGTCGGGCCGGGATGAAGCGGCCCTTAGTTATGAGGGGGTACTGGCAGGCTTACCCCCGACAGGCACTGATAAGACGGTGGTGCTGGACGTGGGAGGGGGCAGCACCGAATTCTCTTGGATGGAGAAGGGTCAGGTGCGATACACCAGCCTTAAGGTCGGGGCGGTGCGCCTAACGGAGGCCGGCCATGACGAGGAATATCTAACTGCTGTACTGCACCCGGTCTTAGGGGAAATAAAGTCATTGGGCCCGCAAAACCTGGTTGCGGTGGGGGGTACGGCAACAACCATGGCGGCAATGATGCAAAAATTAACCCAATACCGGTCCGATAAGGTGCACGGTTACCGGATAAGCGCCTTAGAGACACAGGGTCTCCTGCATACCTTACAGGCTCTCACCCTTGAGGAAAGAAAAAGGCTGCCGGGCTTACAGCCCGAAAGGGCTGATATTATTCCGGCAGGTGTGCGGATTATTAATAGGGTACTGGTTGAATTGGGCTGCCCCTACTTCACCGTAAGTGAATCTGATCTTCTTTGGGGCTTAGCCATAAGGGCCTTTAAGGATTGTCGAAAATAA
- the spoIIE gene encoding stage II sporulation protein E → MFNDFDIYTYRRIGESNKEAGAYAGVGRNKKKKANKYSSVPWSAIRQAFAGRWLLLYLTAFFLGRAVLMGELMPFAVAFVAAAAHVAGARNFGVLVFATLGLSTVSGGVNLISTALAMLALYLIIRFVPEVRQGGWYVVPGAVFITVLIIKCIFVAYGAGALYGYISALFEAVFACVLTIAFMQGLPPLWQRTAPKRISGEAVFCLLLLLGSIVAGTGELSIYNVSLREIVSKFIVLLAALVGGVGLGAAAGAVVGVIPGLSYVVAPVIIGAYSFAGLFAGLFRKFGRIGVAMGFLLGNILLSIYISNYGNMIEVMVETALATLIFCFLPNGWIETINKVLPATPGIRLHKPTLAQTRLKEMTAGKMRDWARVFNELAVSFRQVSATVEQSQEESGLERLFVEVGEKVCNGCALYRTCWEREFYRTYQQILDLLTAVELQGKLTVDDLPDSMKKRCARLKEMVITVTCLYDNFKLNNYWQKKLLDSRQLVSEQLKGISEIMTDLSAELEKDVEVSGEIEEAIRKRLKKEGIPIGEVFIFNHRDGRIEVELSRPPCGGGMECHHKVAPLVSAVTGQQLSLPHTGCCLKEGHRECSFKMYSSLPYRLTVACAKMAKGGQGISGDGYATMQLREGKYALIVSDGMGTGRRAYIESSATIKLLSQLLESGFEKDMAVKTVNSILVLRSPNDSFATVDLALVDLYSGKADLIKICAAPTFLVRKGRVSTISSNSLPVGILEDIEVTTQRIKLEVGDLLVMVTDGVLDGCPHAMEKEEWFKKILEELAALPPQDLAEVLVQIVETGVGGAHRVADDMTVLVAKFENVQI, encoded by the coding sequence ATGTTCAATGACTTTGATATTTATACCTACCGCCGCATCGGTGAAAGCAATAAGGAAGCGGGCGCCTATGCCGGGGTGGGCAGAAATAAAAAGAAAAAAGCAAACAAATACTCTTCTGTACCTTGGTCAGCGATAAGACAGGCTTTCGCCGGGCGGTGGCTACTTTTGTACCTAACCGCTTTTTTTCTTGGCCGGGCGGTATTGATGGGAGAACTAATGCCCTTTGCCGTTGCCTTTGTGGCGGCCGCCGCCCATGTGGCCGGGGCAAGGAACTTCGGGGTGTTAGTTTTTGCAACCTTGGGTTTGTCAACGGTAAGCGGCGGTGTTAACCTTATCAGCACAGCCTTGGCCATGCTGGCCCTTTACTTAATCATTCGCTTTGTACCTGAGGTGAGGCAGGGCGGCTGGTATGTGGTGCCCGGGGCGGTTTTTATTACGGTGTTGATTATCAAGTGCATCTTTGTGGCCTATGGTGCCGGGGCCCTGTATGGCTACATAAGCGCCCTTTTTGAGGCGGTTTTTGCCTGTGTACTGACCATAGCATTTATGCAGGGGCTGCCCCCCCTATGGCAGCGGACCGCTCCCAAACGAATTAGCGGCGAGGCTGTTTTTTGCCTGCTTTTACTGTTGGGCAGCATTGTTGCCGGCACAGGTGAGCTAAGTATTTATAATGTAAGTCTGCGTGAAATTGTAAGTAAATTTATTGTACTCCTGGCCGCCCTGGTGGGCGGAGTGGGATTGGGTGCTGCCGCCGGTGCGGTGGTGGGGGTTATTCCGGGCCTGTCTTATGTGGTGGCCCCGGTCATTATCGGTGCATATTCATTTGCCGGCCTATTTGCGGGCCTGTTTAGAAAGTTTGGCCGTATCGGTGTGGCCATGGGTTTTTTGTTGGGCAATATATTGTTGTCCATATACATAAGCAACTATGGCAATATGATTGAAGTGATGGTGGAAACGGCACTGGCCACCCTAATCTTTTGCTTTCTTCCCAATGGGTGGATAGAAACAATTAACAAGGTGCTTCCTGCCACACCGGGAATAAGGTTACATAAACCCACCTTAGCCCAAACAAGGCTGAAGGAAATGACCGCCGGCAAAATGCGGGATTGGGCTCGGGTTTTTAATGAGCTGGCGGTAAGTTTTAGACAGGTGTCTGCCACTGTGGAGCAATCCCAAGAGGAGAGCGGCCTTGAGCGCTTGTTTGTTGAGGTGGGCGAGAAGGTGTGCAATGGCTGTGCCCTATACCGTACCTGTTGGGAGAGGGAGTTTTACCGCACCTACCAGCAAATACTGGATCTGTTAACCGCTGTGGAGCTCCAAGGGAAATTAACCGTTGATGACTTGCCGGACAGCATGAAAAAAAGGTGTGCCCGATTAAAGGAGATGGTAATAACCGTCACCTGCCTTTACGATAACTTTAAGTTAAATAACTATTGGCAAAAGAAACTGTTAGACAGCAGGCAGCTGGTGTCGGAACAGCTAAAGGGCATATCTGAAATAATGACCGACCTGTCGGCGGAACTGGAAAAGGATGTGGAAGTGTCCGGGGAAATTGAAGAGGCCATTAGAAAACGCCTCAAAAAAGAAGGCATACCCATTGGCGAGGTCTTTATCTTTAATCACCGTGACGGGCGAATTGAGGTGGAATTGTCACGGCCCCCCTGCGGGGGAGGGATGGAATGCCACCATAAGGTGGCGCCGCTGGTATCGGCCGTCACCGGACAGCAGCTGTCCCTGCCCCATACCGGCTGTTGTTTAAAGGAGGGGCACCGGGAATGTAGTTTTAAAATGTATTCTTCTTTACCCTATCGCTTAACGGTGGCCTGCGCCAAAATGGCCAAGGGCGGTCAAGGGATTTCGGGCGACGGGTACGCAACCATGCAGCTCAGGGAAGGCAAGTATGCATTAATTGTCTCCGATGGCATGGGCACAGGGCGCCGGGCATACATAGAAAGTTCAGCAACCATTAAACTGTTAAGCCAGCTGTTAGAATCGGGTTTTGAAAAGGATATGGCCGTTAAAACCGTTAACTCTATTTTAGTGCTGCGTTCGCCCAATGACAGCTTTGCCACCGTGGACCTGGCTCTGGTGGATCTGTATTCGGGAAAGGCAGATTTAATTAAGATCTGTGCCGCCCCTACCTTTTTGGTGAGAAAGGGCAGGGTATCAACCATAAGCTCCAATTCACTTCCGGTGGGTATACTTGAAGATATTGAGGTGACCACCCAAAGGATAAAGCTGGAGGTGGGGGACTTGCTGGTCATGGTTACCGACGGTGTACTGGACGGCTGCCCCCATGCCATGGAGAAGGAAGAGTGGTTTAAAAAAATACTGGAGGAATTGGCAGCTTTGCCTCCCCAGGATCTGGCAGAGGTGCTTGTGCAAATAGTGGAAACCGGTGTGGGCGGTGCCCACAGGGTGGCCGATGATATGACGGTGCTGGTGGCTAAATTTGAAAATGTACAAATTTAG
- the tilS gene encoding tRNA lysidine(34) synthetase TilS, with translation MDLIGRVLEYIYSNKMVDPGDKVLVAVSGGADSVALLHMLFRLSEQLNMRLHVAHLNHMFRGRESEEDALFVEALCDKWQIPKDIKSMDVTEYQGRHRLSAQVAAREVRYNFLKEVARKRGCNKIALAHHADDQAETVLLNLLRGTGITGLTGIWPVRDNFYIRPLLPVRRREIESYCFQNKLHFRNDSSNQEEIYLRNKVRKSLLPLIEKDYNQEIVTLLNRLADISRDEDDFIEGQSQRDFAALLTDPKAAGSLPLDRLKFNGLHRAIQRRVVRQAWRTVTGSQRDLSFYHVESVVKLAASTGGGILELPTGLLCKVGSRAIEFKYPPVEKPVNKFCYRLKIPGTTIIKEADMQIVADVYSAAHLKKDPRMFRHTEAVLDYGSVGHELLVRNRLPGDVFKPLGGGRVKLKKFFIDQKIPRAERDAIPLVCKGKEIIWVSGVRVGEYWKVTENTEEILHLKLVKMYNKP, from the coding sequence ATGGATCTTATAGGGCGTGTGCTGGAGTATATTTACTCCAATAAAATGGTTGACCCCGGTGACAAAGTCCTGGTGGCAGTTTCCGGCGGTGCCGACTCGGTGGCACTGCTTCATATGCTTTTCAGGTTAAGTGAACAATTAAATATGCGGTTGCATGTGGCCCATTTAAACCATATGTTTCGGGGCAGGGAATCCGAGGAAGATGCTCTGTTTGTGGAGGCCCTTTGTGATAAGTGGCAAATACCCAAGGACATCAAGTCAATGGATGTTACCGAATACCAAGGCCGGCACAGATTGTCCGCCCAGGTTGCCGCCAGGGAAGTGCGTTATAACTTTTTAAAAGAGGTGGCCCGGAAACGGGGCTGTAACAAAATAGCCTTGGCCCACCATGCCGACGATCAGGCTGAAACGGTGCTCTTAAACCTACTGCGGGGAACAGGAATTACCGGCCTTACCGGAATATGGCCGGTGCGGGACAACTTTTATATCCGTCCCTTATTGCCCGTCAGGCGCCGTGAAATTGAAAGCTACTGCTTTCAAAACAAGTTACACTTTCGCAATGACAGTTCAAACCAGGAGGAAATATACCTGCGCAATAAGGTAAGGAAAAGTTTACTGCCCTTAATAGAGAAGGATTATAATCAAGAAATTGTTACCTTATTAAACAGGTTGGCGGATATCTCCAGGGATGAGGATGATTTCATAGAAGGGCAGTCCCAAAGGGATTTTGCAGCCTTGTTAACGGACCCCAAGGCAGCGGGCAGCCTGCCGCTGGACAGGTTAAAATTTAACGGCTTACATAGGGCGATACAAAGGCGGGTAGTTAGGCAGGCATGGAGGACTGTTACCGGCAGCCAAAGGGATCTTTCATTTTACCATGTTGAATCAGTGGTGAAATTGGCGGCTTCTACAGGTGGCGGTATCTTAGAATTGCCCACCGGACTCCTCTGTAAGGTGGGCAGCCGGGCCATTGAGTTTAAATATCCTCCTGTTGAAAAACCGGTGAACAAGTTTTGCTACCGATTAAAGATTCCGGGTACCACAATAATTAAGGAAGCGGATATGCAGATTGTTGCGGATGTATATAGTGCAGCCCATTTAAAAAAAGACCCCCGGATGTTTCGGCACACAGAGGCGGTATTGGATTATGGCAGTGTAGGCCATGAATTGCTGGTAAGAAACAGGCTGCCGGGGGATGTGTTTAAGCCCCTGGGCGGGGGAAGGGTAAAATTGAAAAAGTTTTTTATCGATCAGAAAATTCCCCGGGCAGAAAGGGATGCCATACCCCTGGTTTGCAAAGGAAAAGAAATTATATGGGTAAGCGGTGTGCGGGTGGGGGAATACTGGAAAGTGACCGAGAATACCGAGGAAATTTTACATCTAAAGCTGGTTAAAATGTATAATAAACCATAA